The Amycolatopsis sp. QT-25 genomic sequence ACGCGACCCCGGTCTTCGCCGACGTCCGCAACGAGCTGTTCGCCCAGCTCGTCGACCGTGGCTTCCGCTCGATCGCCCTCGAAACGGATCGGGTGGCCGCGCTCGTGGCGAACGACTTCGTCCGGGACGGCACCGGATCCCTCGACCTCGCGATGAGCGAGGGCTTCTCACACGTCTTCGGTGGTGTGGCGGCGAACAGGCGACTGATCGCGTGGCTGCGCGAGTACAACGAGAACCGGCCTCCCGAGGAGCGGCTTTCGTTCCACGGCTTCGACACCCAGACCGAGAACACCTCCGCGCCCAGCCCCCGGCGCTACCTCGAACACGCCCGCGATTTCCTGCAGTTCGACGTGGACATCGCGGGCCCGGCCGGTGACGACGAGCGCTGGAGCCGCACCGAAGCCGTCCTGGACGCGGCTTCGTCACCAGGCGCGACGGCCGACGCCTACCGGCTGCGGGCGATCGCGGCCGAGTTGCTCGGTTTGCTTCGCGCGCGGAAACCGGAGCCGGTCACGGACGACTGGTCACGGGCCGAGGTACACCTCATGGCGGGTATCGATCTGCTGCGCTACCACCGGCAATGCGCCGAACCTCTCGAGCCGCACGAGCGGTACGCGCCCCTTGCCGCCACCAGGGACGCCATCATGGCGCGCAATCTGCTGGACATCCGCGCGGCCGAAGCCGGTCGCGGCAGGACGCTGGTCTTCGCCCACAATCTCCATCTGCGCCGCCAGTCGAGCACGATGCGCGTGGCGGGGACGGAGACGCACTGGTTCCCCGCCGGGGCGCTGGTGGCGCCGTTGCTCGGTGATCGCTACACCTTCGTCGCGACCAGCCTCGGCCGAAGCGAGGACATCGCGCTTCGAGAGCCGGAACCCGACACCTACGAAGGCTTCCTTCAGAAACACGTCACCACGGCTTGGGGCCTGCTTCCCGCCGTCGACGTACCGTCGGCGAGCGTCCGGACCGATCCCACTCCACGACAGGGCTACTTTCCGCTCGATCAAGGGATTCTCGGCGACGCGGACGTGATCCTGCACGTCCGCGGCAGCTAGCCGTCGAACCGGGTGACGCCTCCTGCCCTCGGAAGGCGTCACCCGGCCGCGAGTACGCGCCGCCACCCCCAGTCCCGCGATTTCGGGACGGCGCGAAGTCCGCTCACCTGAGCCGGAGTCAACACGCCGTCGCCATAACTTCGCCAAACGCCGTTGGCGGTGCTCCCCCGCCGGACTAGGCCGGAGTCACCCTGGAGCGGATCTTCGCCAAGGCTTCACGAGCCCGATCCCGCTGGCGTCCACTCCTGTCCACGGCGGAAAGGCCCTGGAGCGCACGCAGCTCCCACACCGGGAATCCCAGCTCCCGGAACAACCCCGCCGCGGTGCGAAGCCCTTCGGCGGCTTCGGCCACGACGCCTTCGTCAGTCCGCAGACGCCCGAAGCTCAGTAAGGCATATCCGCCGCCGCGCCGATCGCCGAGCTCGCGGAACGTACTCATCGCGAGTCCCAGATGGTCTGCGGCCCGGCCGTGCTCACCCGCCAGCCGCAGGGATTCGCCGAAGCTTCGATGCGTGTAGGCGGCGGCGTGCCGGTGCCCGACGTCCTCGAACAGCTCCAGTGACCGCGAAAGACATCGTTCGCTCTCCCCCGCGTCACCGGCTTTCGCGTGGAGATCCCCGAAACTGCGGAGGACGTGCGCCTCCCAGTGGCGTTCGCGCGAGCTACGGGTGCCGATGAGGGCACTCGTCAACAACTCGCCGGCCTCGTCCACGCGGCCGGTCCGTCGCAGGACGTCGGCGTACCGTTTGGCGGACCGGTCGTGTTGCCGCCCGTCCTCGCAATGGAGCGACAGCAGCAGGCTCGCTTCGAAGCATTCCTTCGCCCGGCGGAAGTCGCCGAGGTCGTCCCACAACGAGCCGAACTGGGCCGAGGCCATCGCCTGCCCGGCGAGATCGCCGCAGTCCCGCAACAGCTCCATCGCCTCCCGCAGCGCGTGGACCGCCGAACCGGCCCGGCCGGAGTCCGCGTCGACGTCGGCGAGCGCGACGAGTGCGGCACCGGTACCCCGTTGCTCACCCGCGGCGCGGAATCTGGCTTCGGCCAGCGAGAAACAGGTCCTTGCCCGGGCCAGGTCCCCCGCGTCGGCGTGGGCATGTCCCAGCTTCAGGAGTTTCCGTGCCTCCGCGGGAAGATCGAGGCGATCGCGCACGATGCCGAAGCCGACCCAGGCCGGGGAACCGCCGTTCCGCGGTCCGACGAGATCGCTGTAGGCGTCGGCGAGCCGCGTGGTCAGCTCGGTCCAGCCGTACTTCTTCGCGGTCCGGACGGCGAGCGCCAGGTTCGCGCTTTCGGTGACCCGCCAACTGATCGGGCCGGCCGCGACGCGATCCGAAACCGCCGCCGGGGCATCGTCTCGCCGAGGCGGCGGATACGCGGCACCGAGCGCGGCGGCAGCGTGTTCGGCCAACGCCGCCATGACCGTCAGCGCGCGCTCGAGGGCCGCCGGATCGGGCGGCTCGCGGAGGGTGAGCCGCTCGAGATCCGGCAGCCGGTACCGAAGGAAGCCGGACCGGTCCGGCTCGGCGTGGAGCAGGTGGTCGTCCACCAGTTCGTCGAGCAGCTCGGCCGCTTCGCGGGCCGAACAGCCCAGCATGGCCGCCGCGAACCAGTCCGCGATCTCGGTGGCACCGGGGAAACCGAGCAGCCGCAAGGAATCGCGCTGTCGTGGCGAAAGCTCGGCCAGGGCTTCGGCGAGCACCGGGCGGACGGCCAGGTCACCGGCGGAGAGTTCGTCGAGGCGCAGGTGCTCGTTCTCCAGGCGGGTCGCGAACTCGGCGACGCTCAGCCTCGGCCGCAGCAGCAGCTTCGTTCCCGCCGCCCGCACCGCCAGCGCGAGGCCGTCACAGCAGGCCACCACCCGGCGGACGGCGTCGGGTTCGGCGGACAACCGGGTCTCTCCGGCGATCGCGCCGAGCAGTGTCCGCGCTTCCGCGTAGGACAGCGCGCCGACCTCGACCGGTCTGGCGCCGACGAGCCCGGCCAGCCTTCGCCGCGTCGTGACGATCGTCGCGCAGCCGGGACCGCTCGGCAGCAGCGGCCGTGCCTCCGCCTCGGACCGGCAGTTCTCGAGGATCACCAGCAGCCGCCGGCCCGCGGTGTGGCTCCGCCACGACGACATCAGTCCGGCCCGGTCGGCGGGGAGTTCCGTTTCCGCGAGGCCGAGCGCGCGCAGGAGCCCGGTGAGCACGTCACCGGGCTCGCGCAGGTCGGCGACCAGCTGACCATCGGGGAACCGCTTGCGTACCCGCCACGCGGCTTGGACGGCCAGCGCGCTCTTCCCCGCTCCCGCCCGCCCATGCAGCACGACCGGCGCGGGACTTCGCAGCGCACGGACCACGTCCGCCAATTCCGTTGCTCTTCCGGTGAAATCCGGCGTCGCGGGCGGTAGCCGGCACGGCGCCCCGCCCGCCGACCACCCGGTTCCGGCGATCCGCCGGTGGACCGCGAGCAGCTCCTCCCCCGGTGAAACACCGGCGTGCTCCCACAGCGTGTGACGGCACCGGTCGAGGACGGCCAGCGCCGCGTCCCGCCGCCCGAGCCCGTGCAACGCCTCGGCCAGCCACCCGGCGAGGCGTTCGTCGGCGGGCCGGACGGCCAGCTCGGGTCCCAGCCGGTCGGCGACGGCCTTGTGATCACCGGCCGCCAGCTCCAGCTCGACGAGTTTGCCCAGCACCGAGCTCCGCTGTTCCTCCAGCCACATCCGGTGCGCCTCCACCAGCGGGCCCGCCGGAACGTCGGCGAACGCCCGGCCACGCCACCACCCGAGTGCCCGTTCGAGCAGCACTTTGCGCTCGTCGCCGGTCGCCCTCGCGGCCGCGGCCGTCAACTCGGAGAAATCGGTGACGTCCAGCTCGCCTTCCGACACCGTCAGCCGGTAACCGCCCCGGCCGGACCGCAGCCGCTGCCGGACGTCGTCCGCCGGCACACCGGGCGACAACGCCTTGCGCAGTTTGGAAACCGCCATCTGCACGACCGCGGCGGCACTCGAGGGCGGTCCCTGCGGCCAGAGTTCGTCCACCAGGGTGTCCCGGTGGACGAACTCGTTCGGCCGGGTCAGGAGCACGGCGAGCACCCGACGGGGCTGAGCCGCCGACGGCAGCGGAACCGAGGCCGCGAGCGGGCCGAGCACCTGGAACTTCACAAATCACCTATCACCTGTACGGATGACCCGAATGTAACCCGGTGCTGTACCCGAATCGGTGATTTCTCACCCGGATGGCCGCCCCCTCACCTTCCCGTGTGCGCGAGCAGCCGGTCCCGCAAGGCGGGTTCCTCCGCGAGTGCTTCGTTCACCGTGTGTTCCAGCAGGGGCTTGAGGTCACCGTAGGGCCGCTTGGACCAGTCCAGCGGGCCCTGCGGCGGCTCCGGGTCGTACTCGATGACGAACTGGATCGTCCGCGCCGTCTCGGCCCCGGCGAGCCGCTCGACCAGGTGCAGCGCGAGGTCGATCCCCGCCGACACCCCGGCGGCGGTGATCACGTTCCCGTCCTCGACCCAGCGTCCGGCGACCGGTTCCGCCCCGAACGCGCCCAGCAGTTCGCGGAACATCCAGTGCGTCGCGGCGCGACGGCCCTCCAGCAGACCGGCCTGCCCCAGCAGCAGCGATCCCGTGCACACCGAGGTCACGAGTTCCGCGTTCGCCCCGGCTTCCCGCAGATACCCGATCAGCTTCTCGTCGGCGAGTGCCTTCAGCGTCGGGGCGGCGCCACCGGGCACGAGCAACGCGTACGGCGAGGGGACCTCGTCGTAGGTGTGGGTCGCCACCAGCTTCAGCGGGTTGTCGGTGGTGACCGGGTCCTTCGTCTCGCCGACCACGACCGTCCGGTACTCCTGCGCGGTGCTCGCCATCCCGTCCAGCACGGTCAGCGGCCCGACCAGGTCGAGCGGGGTCATCCCCGGGTACGCCACGAACGCGATCGTCTTCTCGTCGTCTGTCATGGGACCAAGGTGTCGCAGGCGCGGGGCCGCGGCGGGCCGGATGTCCGGATTCCTGCGAACAACGTCCGACGGCCGGACACTCCTGCTAGCGTTCGCTCATGCCGAGTTCACCCAGACGAGTGCTGATCGTCGGCTACAGCAACGCAGAGTTGCTCGACATCGCCGGTCCCTCCGACGTCCTGGACGCCGCGACCAAACTCGGCGGCAAGCCGGGGTACGAAATCATGCTCGCCGGCGTCGACGGCCGGGGCATCCGCTGCGAGTCCGGGCTCACGCTGCAGGCACAGCACCGGCTCGACCAGGTGACCGGCGAACTGGACACGCTGATCGTCGCGGGCGGCACCGGGCACGAGGCGGCCGCCGCCGACGCGCGGGTCGTGACCCACGTCCGCAGGCTCGCGCAGCAGAGCCGTCGGGTCGCGTCGGTGTGCACCGGCGCCACCGTGCTCGCCGCGTGCGGGCTGCTCAACGGCCGCCGCGCCACCACCCACTGGCGGTTCGCCAACCGGCTCGCGACGAACTATCCGCAGGTGAACGTGGATCCGGTGCCGCTGTACGTGCGCGACGGCAACGTCTACACGGCGGCGGGCGTCACCAGCGGGATCGACCTGACCCTCGCGTTCGTCGAGGAGGACCACGGCCCCAGCCTCGCCAGGGAGGTCGCCCGCATGCTGGTGACCTATCTGCAGCGGCCGGGCAATCAGGCGCAGGTGAGCATGTTCCTGTCCGGCCCGCCGCCCGAGAACCGGCTGGTCCGTGACATCACCGCGTACGTCGCCGAGCATCTCGCGGGCGATCTGGGCACC encodes the following:
- a CDS encoding erythromycin esterase family protein, translating into MSQDIRDFVTPSCDLLALGEPTHATPVFADVRNELFAQLVDRGFRSIALETDRVAALVANDFVRDGTGSLDLAMSEGFSHVFGGVAANRRLIAWLREYNENRPPEERLSFHGFDTQTENTSAPSPRRYLEHARDFLQFDVDIAGPAGDDERWSRTEAVLDAASSPGATADAYRLRAIAAELLGLLRARKPEPVTDDWSRAEVHLMAGIDLLRYHRQCAEPLEPHERYAPLAATRDAIMARNLLDIRAAEAGRGRTLVFAHNLHLRRQSSTMRVAGTETHWFPAGALVAPLLGDRYTFVATSLGRSEDIALREPEPDTYEGFLQKHVTTAWGLLPAVDVPSASVRTDPTPRQGYFPLDQGILGDADVILHVRGS
- a CDS encoding BTAD domain-containing putative transcriptional regulator — encoded protein: MKFQVLGPLAASVPLPSAAQPRRVLAVLLTRPNEFVHRDTLVDELWPQGPPSSAAAVVQMAVSKLRKALSPGVPADDVRQRLRSGRGGYRLTVSEGELDVTDFSELTAAAARATGDERKVLLERALGWWRGRAFADVPAGPLVEAHRMWLEEQRSSVLGKLVELELAAGDHKAVADRLGPELAVRPADERLAGWLAEALHGLGRRDAALAVLDRCRHTLWEHAGVSPGEELLAVHRRIAGTGWSAGGAPCRLPPATPDFTGRATELADVVRALRSPAPVVLHGRAGAGKSALAVQAAWRVRKRFPDGQLVADLREPGDVLTGLLRALGLAETELPADRAGLMSSWRSHTAGRRLLVILENCRSEAEARPLLPSGPGCATIVTTRRRLAGLVGARPVEVGALSYAEARTLLGAIAGETRLSAEPDAVRRVVACCDGLALAVRAAGTKLLLRPRLSVAEFATRLENEHLRLDELSAGDLAVRPVLAEALAELSPRQRDSLRLLGFPGATEIADWFAAAMLGCSAREAAELLDELVDDHLLHAEPDRSGFLRYRLPDLERLTLREPPDPAALERALTVMAALAEHAAAALGAAYPPPRRDDAPAAVSDRVAAGPISWRVTESANLALAVRTAKKYGWTELTTRLADAYSDLVGPRNGGSPAWVGFGIVRDRLDLPAEARKLLKLGHAHADAGDLARARTCFSLAEARFRAAGEQRGTGAALVALADVDADSGRAGSAVHALREAMELLRDCGDLAGQAMASAQFGSLWDDLGDFRRAKECFEASLLLSLHCEDGRQHDRSAKRYADVLRRTGRVDEAGELLTSALIGTRSSRERHWEAHVLRSFGDLHAKAGDAGESERCLSRSLELFEDVGHRHAAAYTHRSFGESLRLAGEHGRAADHLGLAMSTFRELGDRRGGGYALLSFGRLRTDEGVVAEAAEGLRTAAGLFRELGFPVWELRALQGLSAVDRSGRQRDRAREALAKIRSRVTPA
- a CDS encoding DJ-1/PfpI family protein, whose translation is MTDDEKTIAFVAYPGMTPLDLVGPLTVLDGMASTAQEYRTVVVGETKDPVTTDNPLKLVATHTYDEVPSPYALLVPGGAAPTLKALADEKLIGYLREAGANAELVTSVCTGSLLLGQAGLLEGRRAATHWMFRELLGAFGAEPVAGRWVEDGNVITAAGVSAGIDLALHLVERLAGAETARTIQFVIEYDPEPPQGPLDWSKRPYGDLKPLLEHTVNEALAEEPALRDRLLAHTGR
- a CDS encoding GlxA family transcriptional regulator, translating into MPSSPRRVLIVGYSNAELLDIAGPSDVLDAATKLGGKPGYEIMLAGVDGRGIRCESGLTLQAQHRLDQVTGELDTLIVAGGTGHEAAAADARVVTHVRRLAQQSRRVASVCTGATVLAACGLLNGRRATTHWRFANRLATNYPQVNVDPVPLYVRDGNVYTAAGVTSGIDLTLAFVEEDHGPSLAREVARMLVTYLQRPGNQAQVSMFLSGPPPENRLVRDITAYVAEHLAGDLGTTVLAERAGISTRQLTRLFDAHLSTTPSRYVRAARTESAAKLLCGTELPLTSIARRCGFGSTETLRQAFLDHFDTPPSAYRRVHLRQAFG